ACCACCGCGCCTCTGGCGACGCGCACGGGGCCTCTGCCGAGCGGGTAGGAGAGCGCGCCGGAGGCCGGGGAGAGCAGGACGTTCTCTTTCCAGAGAAGCAGCCCCTTGACCCTTATTATCTGGGTGTCTATCCCCGGGATCGCCCACGTTATCTCCGGGTGGAGGTATTCGTAGCGGTCAAAGTATGACTTAAAGGCCAATACCCAGAGCGCGGCGATGACTACGACGCCGAGCCAGTATGTGACGCGGAAAGTCCTCTTTTTTTCCTCCGGCCTATAGCGCCTGACCATTCTCCGCGTTCCTTATCTAAGGCCGAAGAGCCCCGGTACCTCTATCAAATCCGAGCATACGCGCCACGCGCCGGCGGCGGCGAGCCCATCCTCCCCGAAGTTGCCCGTCGTCACGCCGACGCCGCGTACCGCGGCGGCCACGGCCGTCTTCATGTCAATGTCAGTATCGCCCACATAGACGGCCTCATCCGCGCCGACGCCGAGCTTGCCGATGGCCTTGAAGAGCGCCTCGGGATCAGGCTTCGCGTTCGTCACATCCTCAAGCCCGATGATGACGTCCATGTAGGGAGTAAGCTTCGTCGCATCAACGACACGGCGGGCGAAGCGCCGGTTGGAGACGACACCCGTCTTTACCCCTTTTGCGCGGAGCTCTTCGAGCGCCGCGACGGTGTTCGGGAACAGGCGGATGCCGGTCTGCTCGACGCCGCGGAATTCGTCGCGGTAATAGCCGAGCCATTCTTCCTTGAAATCTCCCCAGTACAAGCGCCAGCAGTCCTCGATCGGCAGCCCGATCCCCGCGAGTACCACCTCGCGCGAGACCTCTTCCAGCCCGAATTTCCGCGCGAGCAGGTTTGAACAGTGGTGGATCGCGTAACTGCTGTCGGCCAGCGTCATGTCAAAATCAAAAATGACGGCCTTCGTATCTTTTGTCATCAGTCTTCTACTCCCATTACAAAT
The window above is part of the Cloacibacillus evryensis DSM 19522 genome. Proteins encoded here:
- a CDS encoding HAD family hydrolase, which gives rise to MTKDTKAVIFDFDMTLADSSYAIHHCSNLLARKFGLEEVSREVVLAGIGLPIEDCWRLYWGDFKEEWLGYYRDEFRGVEQTGIRLFPNTVAALEELRAKGVKTGVVSNRRFARRVVDATKLTPYMDVIIGLEDVTNAKPDPEALFKAIGKLGVGADEAVYVGDTDIDMKTAVAAAVRGVGVTTGNFGEDGLAAAGAWRVCSDLIEVPGLFGLR